In Opitutus sp., one genomic interval encodes:
- a CDS encoding hydrogenase nickel incorporation protein HypA, translating to MGLQIASFIYCSLVAAVFLGLWLYYDRRDHARFEGERRRTSFCCVRCSHLYFVRGEVDSGACPNCKQDNDRLRF from the coding sequence ATGGGCCTGCAAATCGCGTCATTCATCTACTGTTCGTTGGTCGCAGCCGTGTTTCTTGGCCTTTGGCTCTACTACGATCGCCGCGATCATGCCCGCTTTGAGGGCGAACGCCGGCGTACTTCGTTTTGCTGCGTCCGCTGCAGCCACCTTTATTTCGTCCGCGGTGAGGTCGACTCCGGCGCCTGTCCCAATTGCAAGCAGGACAATGACCGCCTTCGCTTTTAA